A genomic segment from Micromonospora echinaurantiaca encodes:
- a CDS encoding potassium transporter TrkA, translating to MQIEVVPLPGIGLRHTFTTEQGRQVGVVTHHAGGVRRLVHDDPTDPDRSCDLRLTRAEALALANLLGVLDVVQADAVG from the coding sequence ATGCAGATCGAGGTCGTGCCGCTGCCCGGGATCGGGCTGCGCCACACATTCACCACCGAGCAGGGCCGCCAGGTCGGCGTGGTCACCCACCACGCCGGCGGGGTGCGCCGGCTGGTCCACGACGATCCCACCGACCCGGACCGCAGCTGCGATCTGCGGTTGACCCGGGCCGAGGCGCTCGCCCTGGCCAACCTGCTCGGCGTCCTCGACGTCGTGCAGGCCGACGCCGTCGGCTGA
- a CDS encoding rod shape-determining protein — MLNPGAYAREGLRQILTIDLGTAHVRIWSPALGRVVEEPTVVAWGPPGSRRAVGRAAVELADRTGAPLVWPLRHGVVDHFAACVHLLRVLTVAHAGSGAPHTPVLVGVPATATLRQQQRLTAAVRRATGGRVSTVEEPLAAALACRVGLDTEDLVVVDIGQGRTEVVRITDGTVTAAARTDGSNDVDQVPAIAAAVRRLGEHTHRPGPRRLLVTGGGAATIGVAARLAALTSRAVTMPADVRLATIQGLALLAQTRPPHPDRPGQPVA, encoded by the coding sequence ATGCTCAACCCCGGCGCCTACGCCCGTGAGGGGCTGCGGCAGATACTCACCATCGACCTGGGCACGGCCCACGTACGGATCTGGTCGCCCGCCCTCGGGCGGGTGGTCGAGGAGCCGACGGTCGTCGCCTGGGGACCGCCCGGTTCCCGACGCGCCGTCGGCCGGGCCGCCGTCGAGCTGGCGGACCGCACCGGCGCCCCGCTGGTGTGGCCGCTGCGGCACGGCGTCGTGGACCACTTCGCCGCCTGTGTGCACCTGCTCCGGGTGCTGACCGTCGCGCACGCGGGCTCCGGCGCGCCGCACACTCCCGTGCTGGTCGGGGTGCCCGCCACCGCCACCCTGCGCCAGCAGCAGCGGCTGACCGCGGCCGTACGGCGGGCGACCGGTGGGCGGGTCAGCACCGTGGAGGAACCGCTGGCCGCGGCGCTGGCCTGCCGGGTCGGCCTGGACACCGAGGACCTGGTGGTGGTCGACATCGGACAGGGCCGCACCGAGGTCGTCCGGATCACCGACGGCACCGTCACCGCCGCGGCCCGGACCGACGGGTCGAACGACGTCGACCAGGTGCCCGCCATCGCCGCGGCCGTCCGGCGGCTCGGCGAGCACACCCACCGGCCGGGCCCGCGACGGCTGCTCGTCACCGGCGGCGGCGCGGCCACCATCGGCGTCGCCGCCCGGCTCGCCGCGCTCACCAGCCGCGCCGTCACCATGCCCGCCGACGTCCGGCTCGCCACCATCCAGGGGCTCGCCCTGCTGGCGCAGACCCGCCCGCCGCACCCCGACCGGCCCGGTCAGCCGGTCGCCTGA
- a CDS encoding serine/threonine-protein kinase, translating to MTGRERGTVRQRLIAGRYRLLDLVGTGGMGRVWLARDEMLHRDVAVKEIRPPAWLTESERDEVRLRTLREARTAARLNHPNVVRIYDVVHDGDSPWIVMEYVRSRSVHQLLATDGPLSARRTARIGLAVLAALRAAHAAGVLHRDVKPHNVLVADDGRVVLTDFGLATFAGGDGAMTGPGMVLGSPQFVAPERARDGVSDPRTDLWSLGATLYAAVEGRAPYARPSAMATLSALATEPPDPMRRAGVLRPVLTGLLQRDPWRRLTAIEAEPLLRAAAADLDRPVTASPPPAEPVLSPPAEPARPSPSDPAPPSPSEPARSEPARPTRPAAGAGPAGTDPGGGPPPARAAPAGSRARTARWARTARWTRTARWAPAARWARPRRLVAAGTAAALLATVGVALSLAARTGEPPTAPSGSGAGTTAVPRPAAFACAAAPPPGAAPVPSVPAPAGAFRLVDNWTWHVDPAGYRIAAPVAWLRWTDGAATCFREPDGARVLSVEAGPRRADPAAWWRAEERRLTGGGSLPGYQRYDIAALDMFRGAAIWECAWIGATGDRVHTGRLLANVSADRAYIVSWLTKEFDWQVNTAYFAMIRQSFTPLP from the coding sequence GTGACCGGGAGGGAACGCGGAACGGTGCGGCAGCGGCTGATCGCGGGACGGTACCGGCTGCTGGACCTGGTCGGGACCGGGGGGATGGGCCGGGTCTGGCTGGCCCGGGACGAGATGCTGCACCGGGACGTCGCGGTCAAGGAGATCCGGCCGCCGGCCTGGCTGACCGAATCCGAACGCGACGAGGTGCGGCTGCGGACGCTGCGCGAGGCGCGCACCGCGGCCCGGCTCAACCACCCGAACGTGGTCCGGATCTACGACGTGGTGCACGACGGGGACAGCCCGTGGATCGTGATGGAGTACGTGCGGTCCCGCTCGGTGCACCAGCTCCTCGCCACCGACGGGCCGCTGAGCGCGCGCCGTACCGCCCGGATCGGGCTGGCGGTGCTCGCCGCGTTGCGTGCCGCGCACGCCGCCGGGGTGCTGCACCGGGACGTGAAGCCGCACAACGTGCTGGTCGCCGACGACGGCCGGGTGGTGCTCACCGACTTCGGGTTGGCCACCTTCGCCGGCGGGGACGGGGCGATGACCGGCCCGGGCATGGTGCTCGGCTCGCCGCAGTTCGTCGCCCCGGAGCGGGCCCGGGACGGCGTCTCCGATCCGCGTACCGACCTGTGGTCGCTGGGCGCGACCCTCTACGCGGCCGTCGAGGGGCGGGCCCCGTACGCCCGGCCCAGCGCGATGGCGACGTTGAGCGCGCTGGCCACCGAGCCGCCGGACCCGATGCGCCGGGCCGGAGTGCTCCGGCCGGTCCTCACCGGACTGCTGCAACGGGACCCGTGGCGGCGGTTGACCGCCATCGAGGCCGAGCCGCTGCTGCGCGCCGCCGCCGCGGACCTGGACCGGCCGGTCACCGCCTCGCCGCCACCGGCGGAGCCGGTCCTGTCGCCACCGGCGGAGCCGGCCCGGCCATCGCCGTCCGACCCGGCCCCGCCATCGCCATCCGAGCCGGCCCGGTCCGAGCCGGCAAGGCCGACCCGGCCGGCGGCCGGTGCCGGCCCGGCCGGCACGGACCCGGGCGGTGGCCCACCACCGGCGCGGGCGGCGCCGGCCGGGTCGCGGGCGCGGACCGCCCGGTGGGCGCGGACCGCCCGGTGGACGCGGACCGCCCGGTGGGCGCCGGCCGCCCGGTGGGCGCGGCCGCGGCGGCTGGTCGCGGCGGGTACCGCCGCCGCCCTGCTCGCCACGGTCGGCGTCGCGCTCAGCCTGGCGGCCCGGACCGGCGAGCCGCCGACGGCCCCGTCCGGTTCCGGCGCCGGCACCACCGCCGTCCCCCGGCCGGCCGCGTTCGCCTGTGCGGCGGCGCCCCCGCCCGGGGCCGCGCCGGTGCCGTCGGTGCCCGCGCCGGCGGGCGCGTTCCGGCTGGTGGACAACTGGACCTGGCACGTGGACCCGGCCGGCTACCGGATCGCCGCCCCGGTGGCCTGGCTGCGCTGGACCGACGGCGCGGCGACCTGCTTCCGGGAGCCGGACGGGGCCCGGGTGCTGAGCGTGGAGGCCGGCCCTCGACGCGCCGACCCGGCCGCCTGGTGGCGGGCGGAGGAGCGGCGGCTCACCGGGGGCGGGTCGCTCCCCGGCTACCAGCGGTACGACATCGCGGCGCTGGACATGTTCCGGGGCGCCGCGATCTGGGAGTGCGCCTGGATCGGCGCGACCGGCGACCGGGTGCACACCGGGCGGCTACTGGCGAACGTCTCCGCCGACCGGGCGTACATCGTCTCGTGGCTGACAAAAGAGTTCGACTGGCAGGTCAACACGGCATACTTCGCGATGATCCGGCAGAGCTTCACCCCCCTGCCCTGA